The Amblyomma americanum isolate KBUSLIRL-KWMA chromosome 3, ASM5285725v1, whole genome shotgun sequence genome window below encodes:
- the LOC144124578 gene encoding uncharacterized protein LOC144124578, with protein MRSCTSQDDFRMKRGLVSSCIDLFVSFGKIAAMELEQLIINWLPALDKEIVELTVQKLQQCGVESLEHLKYVVEEDLQFLKPISRRILLERFHSAATPNPPVSLSPNDIQSPTSTQCASFSTPWEVFPPQLMKACQEGKRPVKSDLNEMVRLVSDNILAINRKPGRKILRAIAAEIVSHYPKTFEDTLNGAVIGSGIETLLWKLENCVNNKRRPSSEQPHQFEPDDELDLSVKRVKIQRDSYGCVAWQPKLPSDETADSQEKKKDDLLSQFRLAFPDETMVAQLMSETYASQRQLINASKNIRDIERSWPFLFQAKHLTNHVNILLGSNVAKTFDDRLKTVGRQVFHYAHSQVKKECVKSCLQEIEAAKTNRKSMAVEYEAMPLLLLAIFGEDKELFYKLTEEMASDDDLGDLPSCPFICVKGWTFLTANSYTICVDTHPVLHASKPDEAFKLLFFAHFAFNIQYQKETSLCLEFTQRAIAGINPARGTKVQKNGGKQHCLSPRVAALATALKDYDF; from the exons ATAGCTGCAATGGAGTTGGAACAACTAATTATCAACTGGCTGCCAGCCCTGGACAAGGAGATTGTAGAGCTGACAGTCCAGAAGCTGCAGCAATGTGGTGTAGAGTCCCTGGAACATCTGAAGTATGTGGTTGAAGAGgatttgcaatttttaaagcCCATCAGCAGAAGGATTCTTCTTGAAAGGTTTCACTCAGCGGCTACGCCCAACCCACCAGTGTCACTTTCTCCCAACGACATTCAATCGCCTACAAGCACACAGTGTGCAAGCTTTTCTACACCTTGGGAGGTTTTCCCACCACAGCTTATGAAGGCTTGTCAAGAAGGGAAGCGTCCAGTAAAGAGCGACTTGAATGAAATGGTACGACTTGTGAGTGACAATATTCTTGCCATAAACAGGAAGCCAGGTCGCAAGATCTTGAGGGCCATCGCAGCTGAAATTGTGAGCCATTACCCGAAGACATTCGAGGACACCctaaatggggcagtaattggcTCGGGTATTGAGACACTCTTGTGGAAACTTGAAAACTGTGTTAACAACAAACGAAGGCCAAGCTCTGAGCAGCCACATCAGTTCGAACCGGACGATGAACTGGACTTGAGTGTCAAACGAGTGAAGATTCAGAGAGactcatatgggtgtgtggcatggcaaccaaagcTTCCATCTGACGAGACTGCTGActcacaggagaagaaaaaagatgacttgctgtcgcagttcaggcttgcgtttccagatgagaccatggttgcacagctcatgtcagagacttatgcatcacaacgtcagcttatcaatgcatccaaaaatattcgagacattgagcgaagctggccatttctgtttcaggcaaagcacctgaccaaccacgtaaacATCTTGCTAGGCTCAAATGTTGCAAAGACTTTCGATGACCGACTAAAGACTGTTGGACGGCAAGTTTTTCATTACGCACACAGCCaagtaaaaaaagaatgtgtgaagtcttgtctccaagaaatagaagctgccaaaactaacaggaagtcaatggcagttgaatacgaagccatgccactactactgctcgcaatcttcggagaagacaaagagctgttctacaagctaacagag GAGATGGCCAGCGACGATGACTTGGGGGATCTGCCAAGCTGTCCTTTCATCTGCGTGAAAG GATGGACTTTTCTCACTGCTAATTCATACACAATCTGCGTGGACACCCATCCAGTGCTTCATGCATCGAAGCCAGACGAGGCCTTCAAGCTGCTGTTCTTTGCCCATTTTGCTTTTAACATCCAGTACCAGAAGGAGACGAGCCTGTGCTTGGAATTCACACAGAG ggctattgcaggtattaatcctgcaagaggaacaaaggtgcaaaagaatggcgggaAGCAGCACTGCCTGTCACCAAGAGTGGCTGCACTCGCAACGGCTTTGAAAGACTATGACTTCTAG